Proteins found in one Amycolatopsis aidingensis genomic segment:
- a CDS encoding ferritin-like domain-containing protein: MPFDFADMLQTVKDKQWALADIDWDAPGAELITEEQRPQLKEFMTDLVWIENIGARGFAALARKAPNETIKEIYTYFHAEEQKHANAELALMRRWGMLEDDQVPEPNVNVRLAIQMLDRYADGAPLSGLATLIPMLECALDGALVKFLLDEVADPLCHEVFKHINSDESRHIVVDFQVLDLVGAGPLRRLLIESASILKPQILLGLLLYVPLLNKMRDNIVAMGLSERKLHNAVKRFVTNGQRSSNTRRVPAYQLFKRQAAMVVDRTHPYHRFLADPLVRLTSRIPARLTGKTPSWAKELTHEPVAK, from the coding sequence ATGCCATTCGACTTCGCGGACATGTTGCAGACGGTCAAGGACAAGCAGTGGGCCCTGGCCGATATCGACTGGGATGCGCCGGGTGCTGAGCTGATCACCGAGGAGCAGCGACCCCAGCTGAAGGAGTTCATGACCGACCTGGTCTGGATCGAGAACATCGGTGCCCGCGGGTTCGCGGCCCTCGCCAGGAAGGCGCCGAACGAGACTATCAAGGAGATCTACACCTACTTCCACGCCGAGGAACAGAAGCACGCCAACGCCGAGCTGGCGTTGATGCGCCGCTGGGGAATGCTGGAGGATGACCAGGTGCCGGAGCCGAACGTCAATGTCCGGCTGGCCATCCAGATGCTGGACCGCTATGCCGATGGCGCACCGCTTTCCGGCCTGGCCACGCTGATCCCGATGCTGGAGTGCGCGCTGGACGGGGCACTGGTGAAGTTCCTGCTGGACGAGGTGGCCGACCCGCTGTGCCACGAGGTGTTCAAGCACATCAACTCCGACGAGTCCCGGCATATCGTGGTGGACTTCCAGGTGCTCGACCTGGTGGGTGCGGGCCCGCTGCGCAGGCTGCTGATCGAGTCCGCCTCGATACTGAAACCGCAGATCCTGCTCGGCCTGCTGCTGTACGTGCCGTTGCTGAACAAGATGCGGGACAACATCGTCGCGATGGGACTGTCCGAACGCAAGCTGCACAACGCGGTCAAGCGGTTCGTCACCAATGGACAGCGCAGCAGCAACACCCGGCGGGTTCCCGCCTACCAGCTGTTCAAGCGGCAGGCCGCGATGGTGGTGGACCGGACCCACCCGTACCATCGCTTCCTCGCCGACCCGCTGGTCCGGCTCACCAGCCGCATTCCCGCGCGGTTGACCGGAAAGACGCCGAGCTGGGCCAAGGAGCTCACGCACGAACCGGTGGCCAAATGA
- a CDS encoding TetR/AcrR family transcriptional regulator produces the protein MRTRSRTYAGRSAEQRTAQRRRRLVDAAMEIWGDQGWAAVTMRGVCARAGLIDRYFYESFADREALLAAVWDQVFEETMALLLEAIADKGDQHPIDQLRAAIAAFVHHVAGDARRARIAFGEHAGSPTLEQRRRQALQQATDLLVRTGRRYLEPGVDEDALRMSTLIGIGGFVELVTAWHAGVVDTDAERLIEHATEVGTALAARYLRADLSAGR, from the coding sequence ATGCGCACCCGATCCCGGACCTATGCGGGCCGCAGTGCCGAGCAGCGCACGGCGCAGCGGCGCCGCAGGCTGGTCGACGCGGCGATGGAGATCTGGGGCGACCAGGGATGGGCCGCGGTCACCATGCGCGGGGTGTGTGCCAGGGCCGGGCTGATAGACCGCTACTTCTACGAGAGCTTCGCCGACCGGGAGGCGCTGCTCGCCGCGGTCTGGGACCAGGTGTTCGAGGAGACCATGGCCCTGCTGCTGGAAGCCATCGCGGACAAGGGCGACCAGCACCCGATCGACCAGCTGCGCGCCGCGATCGCCGCTTTCGTGCACCACGTCGCGGGCGATGCGCGCCGGGCCCGGATCGCCTTCGGCGAGCACGCGGGCAGCCCGACCCTGGAGCAGCGCCGCCGGCAGGCCTTACAGCAGGCCACCGACCTGCTGGTGCGGACGGGCCGCCGCTACCTCGAGCCCGGGGTGGACGAGGACGCGCTCCGGATGAGCACCCTGATCGGCATCGGCGGTTTCGTCGAACTGGTCACCGCATGGCATGCCGGGGTGGTGGACACCGACGCCGAGCGGCTCATCGAGCACGCAACCGAGGTCGGTACCGCGCTCGCCGCCCGCTATCTCCGCGCGGACCTCAGCGCAGGGCGGTAG
- a CDS encoding alpha/beta hydrolase translates to MPSDQATAPRRAASWRARWLSGVTAVTLRPLTTVLPASERGVRLSRRIVAGSLAFLGPVLPGTEVSRVDIPGAGGTRVRGEWVRGPGERRAGTVLLYLHGSGYAVCSARTHRGLTSRLAAMTGCPVFACDYRLAPRHRFPSAAEDVRAAYDWLRGCGHRGDRIVLAGDSAGGHLALDLTLELLRSRLPAPAAVVLFSPLVDPSLELARGRERRRRDPMISAERARRMVALYTGDTDAAHPRLALAFDGVDGFPPTLVQAGGAEMLAADAEHLARSLRAAGTRCELEIWPGQMHVFQALPLLVPEANPALAAAAAFVRRQVRSRRGEEAR, encoded by the coding sequence GTGCCATCAGATCAGGCGACCGCACCCCGGCGGGCGGCCTCGTGGCGGGCGCGCTGGTTGTCCGGCGTCACCGCGGTCACCCTCCGGCCGCTCACCACGGTCCTGCCCGCATCGGAACGCGGGGTACGGCTGTCCCGCCGGATCGTGGCCGGTTCGCTGGCATTCCTGGGCCCGGTGCTGCCGGGCACCGAGGTGAGCCGGGTCGACATCCCCGGCGCGGGCGGGACCAGGGTGCGCGGTGAATGGGTACGCGGGCCGGGCGAGCGGCGGGCGGGCACGGTGCTGCTGTACCTGCACGGCAGCGGTTACGCGGTGTGCTCGGCGCGCACCCATCGCGGGCTGACCTCCCGGCTGGCTGCGATGACCGGATGCCCGGTGTTCGCCTGCGACTACCGTCTCGCCCCGCGGCACCGGTTTCCCTCCGCCGCGGAGGATGTCCGTGCCGCCTACGACTGGCTGCGCGGATGCGGCCACCGCGGGGACCGGATCGTGCTCGCCGGGGACTCCGCGGGCGGCCACCTCGCCCTCGACCTGACCCTCGAGCTGCTGCGCTCCCGGCTGCCTGCCCCGGCCGCGGTGGTGCTGTTCTCCCCGCTGGTCGACCCCTCGCTCGAACTGGCGCGGGGCAGGGAACGGCGCAGGCGGGACCCCATGATCTCCGCGGAGCGGGCGCGCCGGATGGTCGCGCTGTACACCGGGGACACCGACGCAGCCCACCCGCGGCTGGCGCTCGCCTTCGACGGTGTGGACGGCTTCCCGCCCACCCTGGTCCAGGCGGGCGGGGCCGAGATGCTCGCCGCCGACGCCGAGCACCTCGCCCGCTCGTTGCGGGCCGCGGGAACCCGGTGCGAGCTGGAGATCTGGCCCGGGCAGATGCACGTGTTCCAGGCACTTCCGCTGCTGGTCCCGGAGGCGAACCCGGCGCTGGCCGCGGCCGCCGCCTTCGTCCGGCGGCAGGTGCGAAGCAGGCGAGGAGAGGAGGCCCGGTGA
- a CDS encoding flavin-containing monooxygenase, with protein sequence MTGGAEEHGTVVIIGAGFAGLGTAIRLRQAGIHDFVILERASDVGGTWRDNTYPGAACDVPSPLYSLSYAPNPDWTRAYSGGAEILDYIRRVVAEYDLRPQIRFGAEVTGLSFADDPGTWTARTADGRRFTARAAVLASGPLANASLPDIPGLASYTGHTMHSARWDHDYDLTGKRVAVIGTGASAVQIIPRLVEQARSVRVFQRTPGWVMPRLDHGYPAWLTALFRRRPAVQRAYRAALFWAHELMALGVVWDSPFTTALQGLARAHLRLTVRDSWLRRQLTPDFRLGCKRVLMTSDYYPALQRENCKLVTWPIATIAPNGIRTADGIEHEVDCIVFATGFEVSKTSTPYPITGRGGRVLAEEWSTGARAYKSVSVAGYPNLFLTFGPNSGPGHNSVLVYNESQVDYIVKAIRLMLERNLRSMEVRADTQEAFNTELQRRLAKTTWNSGCRSWYLTEDGFNPAMYPGFAVQYTRELADFDAGDYHLAR encoded by the coding sequence ATGACCGGGGGCGCCGAGGAACACGGCACGGTCGTGATCATCGGGGCCGGTTTCGCCGGTCTCGGTACGGCGATCCGGCTGCGGCAGGCGGGTATCCACGACTTCGTGATCCTGGAAAGGGCCTCGGACGTGGGCGGTACCTGGCGGGACAACACCTACCCCGGCGCGGCCTGCGATGTGCCCTCGCCGCTGTACTCCCTTTCCTACGCACCCAACCCCGACTGGACTCGGGCCTACTCGGGCGGCGCGGAGATACTGGACTACATCAGACGGGTGGTGGCGGAGTACGACCTGCGCCCGCAGATCCGCTTCGGGGCCGAGGTGACCGGACTGTCCTTCGCGGACGATCCGGGAACCTGGACGGCCCGCACCGCCGACGGCCGCCGGTTCACCGCCCGCGCCGCGGTGCTGGCCTCCGGTCCGCTGGCCAACGCCAGCCTGCCGGATATCCCGGGCCTCGCAAGCTACACCGGGCACACCATGCACAGCGCGCGGTGGGATCACGACTACGACCTGACCGGCAAGCGGGTCGCGGTGATCGGCACCGGGGCCAGCGCGGTCCAGATCATCCCCCGGCTGGTCGAGCAGGCGCGCAGCGTCCGGGTGTTCCAGCGCACCCCTGGCTGGGTCATGCCGCGCCTCGACCACGGCTACCCTGCCTGGCTGACCGCCCTGTTCCGGCGCAGGCCCGCAGTGCAGCGGGCCTACCGCGCGGCGCTGTTCTGGGCGCATGAGCTGATGGCGCTCGGCGTGGTGTGGGACAGCCCGTTCACCACCGCCCTGCAGGGGCTGGCCAGGGCGCATCTGCGGCTCACGGTGCGGGACTCCTGGTTACGCCGCCAGCTCACCCCGGACTTCCGGCTCGGTTGCAAGCGGGTGCTGATGACCAGCGACTACTACCCGGCACTGCAACGGGAGAACTGCAAGCTGGTCACCTGGCCGATCGCCACCATCGCCCCGAACGGGATCCGCACCGCGGACGGGATCGAGCACGAGGTGGACTGCATCGTGTTCGCCACCGGTTTCGAGGTGAGCAAGACCTCGACGCCCTACCCGATCACCGGCCGCGGTGGCCGGGTGCTCGCCGAGGAGTGGTCCACCGGCGCGCGGGCGTACAAGAGCGTCAGCGTCGCGGGCTATCCCAATCTCTTCCTCACCTTCGGCCCCAACTCGGGGCCGGGCCACAACTCGGTGCTGGTCTACAACGAGTCGCAGGTGGACTACATCGTCAAGGCCATCCGGCTCATGCTGGAACGCAACCTGCGCAGTATGGAGGTACGCGCGGATACCCAGGAGGCTTTCAACACCGAACTGCAGCGCAGGCTGGCCAAGACCACCTGGAACTCCGGCTGCCGTAGCTGGTACCTCACCGAGGACGGGTTCAACCCCGCGATGTACCCGGGCTTCGCCGTGCAGTACACCCGCGAGCTCGCCGACTTCGACGCCGGGGACTACCACCTCGCCCGCTGA
- a CDS encoding DUF5988 family protein has translation MAGIKAELVGGPATLSDVDRRREVVDLAEQVKVSTGAGYEHFSHNGQFNTAGGEKIAVFAWTGRTKIAE, from the coding sequence GTGGCTGGAATCAAGGCTGAACTGGTCGGTGGTCCGGCCACGTTGTCCGATGTCGACCGGCGTCGTGAGGTGGTCGACCTGGCTGAACAGGTCAAAGTGAGCACCGGTGCGGGCTATGAGCACTTCTCGCACAATGGCCAGTTCAATACCGCGGGCGGGGAGAAGATCGCGGTTTTCGCCTGGACGGGGCGGACCAAGATCGCCGAATGA
- a CDS encoding acyl-CoA thioester hydrolase/BAAT C-terminal domain-containing protein — MAGEVEVRRVLEGGLSGVLCVPADPGPAPGVLLLGGSEGGLHERDARMLAAEGFTVLALAYFGAPGLPPGLVRVPLEYFFRALDVLAGQPLAGQRFGVLGGSRGAEAALLLAAHDPRVGAVAGVVGGGVVTQGIDYRRGGLLDILGTPAPPWTLRGEPLPYLPYTLSEELRACVRSGQPVPLARAFRPPPEDPAELERVSIPVERIRGPVLLLSAADDRMWPGADYCQVAMDRLSAAGHPHDFRHRVFPGAGHGIAGPPGAPLTSTTSPGPGVTFDLGGSPEATTMARAEAWADSVEFLATALR, encoded by the coding sequence ATGGCGGGTGAGGTGGAGGTGCGGCGAGTCCTGGAGGGCGGGCTTTCCGGCGTGTTGTGCGTTCCCGCGGACCCCGGCCCGGCGCCAGGGGTGCTGCTGCTGGGCGGCTCGGAAGGCGGGCTGCACGAGCGTGACGCCCGGATGCTGGCCGCCGAGGGGTTCACGGTGCTCGCACTGGCCTACTTCGGCGCCCCTGGGCTGCCGCCGGGCCTGGTGCGGGTGCCGCTGGAGTACTTCTTCCGCGCGCTGGACGTCCTGGCCGGGCAACCGCTCGCCGGGCAACGGTTCGGGGTGCTGGGCGGGTCCCGCGGGGCGGAGGCCGCGCTGCTGCTCGCCGCGCACGACCCGCGTGTCGGCGCGGTGGCCGGAGTGGTCGGCGGGGGAGTGGTGACCCAGGGGATCGACTACCGCCGTGGCGGGCTGCTGGACATCCTCGGCACGCCTGCCCCGCCGTGGACCCTGCGCGGCGAGCCGTTACCGTACCTGCCGTACACCCTGTCCGAGGAGCTGCGCGCGTGTGTCCGGAGTGGACAACCGGTGCCGCTGGCCCGGGCGTTCCGGCCGCCGCCGGAGGATCCGGCCGAACTCGAGCGGGTGAGCATCCCGGTGGAACGGATCCGCGGGCCGGTGTTGCTGCTGTCCGCCGCGGACGACCGGATGTGGCCGGGTGCGGACTACTGCCAGGTAGCCATGGACCGGCTGTCGGCGGCCGGGCACCCGCACGATTTCCGGCACCGGGTGTTCCCTGGTGCAGGCCACGGGATCGCCGGTCCACCCGGTGCCCCGCTCACCAGCACCACGAGCCCCGGCCCCGGCGTGACCTTCGACCTTGGCGGCAGTCCCGAGGCCACCACCATGGCACGGGCCGAGGCGTGGGCGGACAGCGTCGAGTTCCTCGCTACCGCCCTGCGCTGA
- a CDS encoding thioesterase II family protein, protein MTVNAEDTTAWIRRYHPAPDAPHRLVCFPHAGGSASYYFPVARSLSPRVDVLAVQYPGRQDRHTEPCIDDIGELAGRTAEALRPWTGQPLAFFGHSMGASLAFEVARRFEADGILLSRLFVSGRRAPTRTRNDGVHQLDDEGLLAEMRMLGGTEAAVLQEEDLLRMMLPVLRNDYKAAETYRYVPGPDVSCPIHALVGDQDPRVPVDEARSWGDHTSGEFTLRVFPGGHFYLGQQQAEVLRTISEHLG, encoded by the coding sequence ATGACCGTGAACGCCGAGGACACCACCGCGTGGATCCGCCGATACCACCCGGCTCCGGATGCACCGCACCGACTGGTCTGCTTCCCGCATGCGGGCGGGTCGGCCAGCTACTACTTCCCGGTCGCGCGCTCGCTCTCGCCGCGGGTGGACGTGCTGGCCGTGCAGTACCCCGGCCGCCAGGACCGGCACACCGAGCCGTGCATCGACGACATCGGCGAGCTGGCCGGCCGCACCGCCGAGGCGCTGCGGCCGTGGACCGGCCAGCCGCTGGCCTTCTTCGGGCACAGCATGGGCGCCAGCCTCGCCTTCGAGGTGGCGAGGAGGTTCGAGGCCGATGGCATCCTGCTGAGCCGCCTTTTCGTCTCCGGGCGGCGGGCGCCGACCCGCACCAGGAACGACGGGGTGCATCAGCTGGACGACGAGGGCCTGCTGGCGGAGATGCGCATGCTGGGCGGAACCGAGGCGGCCGTGCTGCAGGAGGAGGACCTGCTCCGGATGATGCTGCCCGTGCTGCGCAATGACTACAAGGCCGCCGAGACCTACCGCTACGTCCCCGGCCCGGACGTCAGCTGCCCCATCCACGCGCTGGTCGGCGACCAGGACCCGCGAGTCCCCGTGGATGAGGCCCGCTCCTGGGGCGACCACACCTCGGGCGAGTTCACCCTGCGGGTGTTCCCTGGCGGGCACTTCTATCTCGGCCAGCAACAGGCGGAGGTGCTACGGACGATCTCCGAACACCTCGGCTGA
- a CDS encoding SDR family NAD(P)-dependent oxidoreductase has translation MSASMPATRRSHAAAAVVTGAGSGIGRAFAMELARRGGSVVCADLDPATAKETAATIEGRGGRALPVACDVSIEAQVWDLAETAEHWLGRPAGLVVNNAGIGTGGRVIGETPLPDWRRTLEVNLWGVVHGCHVFVPWLRAAGGGGIINVASAAAFAAAPRMAAYSASKAAVLSVSETLAAELSGTGVGVTVLCPTFVRTDIVSGELIEAAAARAATVLMRLTGSSPDRIVRRTLDAHDRGRLHVLPQWDARLAWRGKRFFPAGYTRAAGLLGRLLPKSET, from the coding sequence GTGAGTGCATCCATGCCGGCGACGCGCCGCAGCCATGCGGCGGCGGCCGTGGTGACCGGGGCGGGCAGCGGCATCGGCAGGGCGTTCGCCATGGAACTGGCCCGCCGGGGCGGCAGCGTGGTCTGCGCCGATCTCGACCCCGCGACGGCCAAGGAGACCGCGGCCACCATCGAGGGCCGGGGTGGCCGGGCGCTGCCGGTCGCCTGCGATGTCTCCATCGAGGCGCAGGTATGGGACCTCGCCGAAACCGCGGAGCACTGGCTCGGCCGCCCGGCCGGGCTGGTGGTGAACAACGCGGGCATCGGCACCGGCGGCCGGGTGATCGGCGAGACGCCACTACCGGACTGGCGGCGCACCCTCGAGGTCAACCTGTGGGGCGTGGTGCACGGCTGTCATGTGTTCGTCCCGTGGCTGCGGGCCGCGGGTGGTGGCGGGATCATCAACGTCGCCTCCGCTGCCGCCTTCGCCGCGGCTCCGCGGATGGCAGCGTACAGCGCGAGCAAGGCGGCCGTGCTGTCCGTTTCGGAGACACTCGCCGCCGAGCTTTCCGGAACCGGGGTCGGGGTGACCGTGCTGTGCCCCACCTTCGTCCGGACCGACATCGTTTCCGGGGAACTGATCGAGGCGGCCGCCGCTCGCGCCGCCACCGTCCTGATGCGCCTTACCGGCAGCAGCCCGGATCGGATCGTGCGCCGCACCCTCGACGCGCACGACCGCGGGCGGCTGCACGTCCTTCCGCAGTGGGACGCCCGGCTTGCCTGGCGCGGCAAGCGGTTCTTCCCAGCCGGCTACACCCGCGCGGCCGGGCTGCTCGGCCGGTTGCTCCCGAAAAGCGAGACCTGA